In Clostridium sporogenes, one genomic interval encodes:
- the rpmH gene encoding 50S ribosomal protein L34, which produces MFMTYQPKKRQRKKEHGFRKRMKTSSGRNILRKRRQKGRKRLTA; this is translated from the coding sequence ATGTTTATGACATATCAACCAAAAAAGAGACAAAGAAAAAAAGAACATGGTTTTAGAAAAAGAATGAAGACTTCATCAGGAAGAAATATTCTTAGAAAAAGAAGACAAAAAGGAAGAAAAAGATTGACAGCATAA
- the rnpA gene encoding ribonuclease P protein component: protein MKENKIRKNKEFRHVYRRGKSYSNRLLVLYICKNRCNINRLGVSVSKKVGKSVIRNRVKRLIKESYRLNLDENMKKGYDLVFIARNSSNDKDYKDIENALINLLKKAGIYN, encoded by the coding sequence ATGAAAGAAAATAAAATAAGAAAGAATAAAGAATTTAGACATGTATATAGAAGAGGCAAGTCTTATTCTAATAGGCTTTTAGTATTATACATATGTAAAAATAGGTGTAATATAAATAGATTAGGTGTATCTGTCAGTAAAAAAGTTGGGAAAAGTGTAATTAGAAATAGAGTAAAAAGATTAATAAAAGAAAGCTATAGATTGAATTTAGATGAAAACATGAAAAAAGGTTATGATTTAGTTTTTATAGCTAGAAATAGTTCTAATGATAAGGATTATAAGGATATAGAAAATGCATTAATAAATTTATTAAAAAAGGCAGGCATATATAATTGA
- the yidD gene encoding membrane protein insertion efficiency factor YidD, with protein sequence MKNLLICIIKIYRKYISPLKRPSCRFYPTCSQYSMEAIEKYGALKGTLISIKRIIRCHPFNKGGYDPLK encoded by the coding sequence TTGAAAAATTTATTAATATGTATTATTAAGATATATAGGAAATATATATCTCCTTTAAAGAGGCCTAGTTGTAGGTTTTATCCTACTTGTTCTCAATATTCAATGGAAGCTATAGAAAAATATGGTGCATTAAAAGGCACATTAATTTCAATAAAGAGAATAATAAGATGCCATCCTTTTAATAAAGGTGGCTATGATCCGCTAAAATAA
- a CDS encoding membrane protein insertase YidC, whose product MKYLNNAFVQFFAFIHAAVSNVISNPNFSYGIAIILVTLIIRLLILPLNIKQTKSSLKMNELQPEIKKLQAKYKNDPQRLNQKTMELYKEKGVNPLGGCLPLLIQWPIFIALYYVFNTLTGINGVSFLWVKDLAKPDVVLAVLSGATTYFSGTLMASGDSSQAGQMKSMNIGMSIFMIVISWKLKSALVLYWVINNLIQIIQTVIMKKMELRGKAEA is encoded by the coding sequence TTGAAATATTTAAATAATGCTTTTGTACAGTTTTTTGCATTTATACATGCAGCTGTATCAAATGTAATTAGCAATCCTAACTTTTCTTATGGTATAGCTATAATTTTAGTTACATTAATAATAAGACTATTAATACTTCCTTTAAACATAAAGCAAACGAAATCTTCACTTAAAATGAATGAACTACAACCAGAAATAAAGAAATTACAAGCAAAATATAAAAATGATCCTCAAAGATTAAATCAAAAAACTATGGAACTTTATAAAGAAAAAGGAGTAAATCCTTTAGGAGGATGCTTGCCTTTATTAATACAATGGCCAATATTTATAGCATTGTATTATGTATTTAATACCTTAACTGGTATAAATGGTGTAAGTTTTTTATGGGTAAAAGACTTAGCTAAGCCAGATGTAGTTTTAGCAGTGCTTTCAGGTGCAACTACATATTTTTCTGGAACATTAATGGCATCTGGAGATAGTTCACAGGCTGGACAGATGAAGTCAATGAATATAGGTATGTCTATTTTTATGATAGTAATAAGTTGGAAGTTAAAATCAGCCCTAGTATTATACTGGGTTATAAATAACTTAATTCAAATAATACAAACAGTTATAATGAAAAAAATGGAGCTAAGAGGTAAAGCTGAAGCCTAG
- the jag gene encoding RNA-binding cell elongation regulator Jag/EloR has product MKVIEMTGKTIEEAINHGLKELNTSKDKVEIKVIDEGSKGFLNFIGTRPAKIEMKLKKDYEKEVRDFLESILKSMNVEANINIKEKKDVIKIDLSGSDMGIIIGYRGETLDSLQYLVSLVINKDQSCDYKRVILDTENYRDKREETLKKLARRLGHKVRETGRPVKLEPMNPYERRIIHSELQNNNYVETYSEGEEPFRKVVINLRKA; this is encoded by the coding sequence ATGAAAGTTATTGAAATGACTGGGAAGACCATAGAAGAAGCCATTAATCATGGATTAAAGGAGTTAAATACTTCAAAAGATAAGGTAGAAATAAAAGTTATTGATGAAGGAAGCAAGGGATTTCTTAATTTTATAGGTACAAGACCTGCAAAAATAGAAATGAAATTAAAAAAAGATTATGAAAAAGAAGTTAGAGATTTTTTAGAATCTATATTAAAAAGTATGAATGTAGAAGCTAATATAAATATAAAGGAAAAGAAAGATGTAATAAAAATAGATTTATCAGGATCAGACATGGGTATAATCATAGGATATAGAGGCGAAACTTTAGATTCTCTACAATATCTAGTTAGTCTTGTAATTAATAAAGATCAAAGTTGCGATTATAAAAGAGTTATACTAGATACAGAAAACTATAGAGATAAAAGGGAAGAAACATTAAAAAAACTAGCAAGAAGATTAGGACATAAAGTAAGAGAAACTGGCAGACCAGTTAAGTTAGAACCTATGAATCCTTATGAAAGAAGAATAATACATTCAGAACTCCAAAATAATAACTATGTTGAAACCTATAGTGAAGGTGAAGAGCCTTTTAGAAAAGTTGTAATAAATTTAAGGAAAGCCTAA
- the mnmE gene encoding tRNA uridine-5-carboxymethylaminomethyl(34) synthesis GTPase MnmE produces the protein MKEFDTIAAVATPLGEGGISIIRISGDKSLDIVNSIFKGKNDRSLDDIKPYSMRYGFIIEKESKEIIDEVLVSYMKGPRSFTAEDTLEINCHGGVIPTKKILKELIKSGARLAEPGEFTKRAFLNGRIDLSQAEAVIDIIRSKTDLSMKSALKQAEGTLSKEINSIRNKMIKIIAHIEATVDYPEDDLEEITGQKIKVDLKEIINKIDNLISASEEGKILREGLNTVIVGKPNVGKSSLLNALINENKAIVTEIPGTTRDVIEEYINIDGIPIKIVDTAGIRETEDVVEKIGVEKSKEKIDEADLVIFMLDLSRKIDEEDIEIMDFIKNKKYIVLLNKSDLNKDLNEENHFIKGLDSKYIIKTSVKNNSGLNELKECIKDLFFSGEIKSDELIVTNARHQEALIRSKESCIQAIETLSDEISIDLASIDIRNAWKYLGEITGDTLDENIIDKIFSEFCLGK, from the coding sequence ATGAAAGAATTTGATACTATAGCTGCTGTAGCAACACCACTAGGAGAAGGTGGTATATCTATTATAAGAATATCAGGAGATAAATCATTAGATATAGTAAATAGTATATTTAAAGGTAAAAATGATAGATCATTAGATGATATAAAACCTTATTCTATGAGATATGGTTTTATAATTGAAAAAGAAAGTAAAGAAATAATAGATGAAGTCTTGGTAAGTTATATGAAAGGACCTAGAAGTTTCACTGCTGAGGATACTTTAGAAATTAATTGTCATGGTGGTGTAATACCAACAAAAAAAATATTAAAAGAATTAATTAAATCTGGAGCAAGGCTTGCAGAGCCAGGAGAATTTACTAAAAGGGCTTTTTTAAATGGAAGAATAGATTTAAGTCAAGCAGAGGCTGTTATAGATATAATAAGATCTAAAACAGATCTTTCTATGAAATCTGCATTAAAGCAGGCTGAAGGAACTCTTTCAAAGGAAATTAATTCTATTAGAAATAAAATGATTAAAATTATAGCACATATAGAAGCTACCGTAGATTATCCTGAAGATGATTTAGAGGAAATAACAGGTCAAAAAATTAAAGTAGATTTAAAAGAAATAATAAATAAAATAGATAATTTGATAAGTGCATCAGAAGAAGGTAAAATATTAAGAGAAGGGTTAAATACTGTAATAGTTGGAAAACCTAATGTAGGAAAATCTTCTTTGTTAAATGCATTAATTAATGAAAATAAAGCTATAGTTACAGAAATACCAGGTACTACAAGAGATGTTATAGAAGAATATATAAATATTGATGGAATACCTATAAAAATAGTAGATACAGCAGGAATAAGAGAAACAGAAGATGTAGTAGAAAAAATTGGTGTAGAAAAATCAAAGGAAAAGATAGATGAAGCGGATTTAGTTATATTTATGTTAGATTTAAGCAGAAAAATAGATGAAGAAGACATAGAAATAATGGATTTTATAAAAAATAAAAAGTATATAGTTTTATTAAATAAATCAGATTTAAATAAAGATTTAAATGAAGAAAATCATTTTATAAAAGGATTAGATTCTAAATATATAATAAAAACATCAGTTAAAAACAATTCGGGATTGAATGAATTAAAAGAATGTATAAAAGATCTTTTCTTTAGTGGAGAAATAAAATCTGATGAACTCATAGTTACAAATGCTAGGCATCAGGAAGCCTTAATAAGATCTAAAGAATCTTGTATTCAAGCTATAGAAACTTTATCAGATGAAATATCAATAGATTTAGCATCTATAGATATTAGAAATGCATGGAAATATCTTGGAGAAATTACTGGTGATACGTTAGATGAGAACATTATAGATAAAATATTTTCTGAATTTTGTTTAGGAAAGTAG
- the mnmG gene encoding tRNA uridine-5-carboxymethylaminomethyl(34) synthesis enzyme MnmG — translation MKYLAGDFDVVVIGAGHAGCEAALASARMGCKTLICTMNLDSIALMACNPNIGGTAKGHLVREIDALGGEMGINIDHTFIQSRMLNTSKGPAVHSLRAQADKKRYSERMKHLLEKEENVILRQLEVIKIDVEDNKVKGILTKNGAYFTTKAIILCTGTYLKGKIIIGDIIYSSGPSGLYPANDLSQSLLDLGINLRRFKTGTPARINKRSVDFSKMIEQPGDEKIVPFSFIHDKLDKDQISCYLTYTSEQTHKIIHENIHRSPLYNGSIEGVGPRYCPSIEDKIVRFPDKDKHQIFIEPEGENTEELYVGGMSSSLPEDVQIKMYRSVPGLENAEILRTAYAIEYDCIDPQQLDLTLEFKNINGLYGAGQFNGSSGYEEAAAQGLVAGINSVLKIKGEDPLILKRSDAYIGVLIDDLVTKGTNEPYRMMTSRAEYRLLLRQDNADLRLTELGYKIGLVKEDRYNKFLNRKKNVESEVERLKNVQITGKREINEFLLEKGSTELKKPISLYELIKRPELDYFKVESLDDKRPDLSDDEKEEINIIAKYEGYINKQLEQVEQFKKYEDRLIPKSINYPDIKGLRLEAIQKLEKIKPINIGQASRISGVSPADISVLLIYMERKNREN, via the coding sequence ATGAAATATTTAGCTGGAGATTTTGATGTAGTAGTTATTGGTGCAGGTCATGCGGGATGCGAAGCAGCATTAGCTTCTGCAAGAATGGGATGTAAAACATTAATATGTACTATGAACTTAGATAGTATTGCTCTTATGGCTTGCAATCCTAATATAGGTGGAACAGCAAAAGGACATTTAGTAAGAGAAATAGATGCTTTAGGTGGTGAAATGGGAATAAATATAGACCATACATTTATACAATCTAGAATGCTTAACACTTCTAAGGGACCAGCAGTTCATTCTTTAAGAGCCCAAGCAGATAAAAAAAGATATAGTGAAAGAATGAAACATTTGCTAGAAAAAGAAGAAAATGTTATTTTAAGGCAACTAGAAGTTATAAAAATAGATGTAGAGGATAATAAAGTTAAAGGTATTTTAACTAAAAATGGAGCATATTTTACTACAAAAGCTATAATATTATGTACTGGAACTTATTTAAAGGGTAAAATAATAATAGGAGATATAATATATAGTAGTGGACCAAGTGGTTTATATCCTGCTAACGATTTATCTCAAAGTTTATTAGATTTAGGAATAAATCTTAGAAGATTTAAAACAGGAACTCCTGCAAGAATAAATAAAAGATCAGTAGATTTTTCTAAAATGATAGAACAACCAGGAGATGAAAAAATAGTTCCTTTTTCATTTATACATGATAAACTAGATAAAGATCAGATTTCTTGTTATTTAACTTATACCTCTGAACAAACTCATAAAATAATACATGAAAATATACATAGATCTCCATTATATAATGGATCAATAGAAGGGGTAGGACCAAGATACTGCCCATCTATTGAAGATAAGATTGTTAGATTTCCAGATAAAGATAAGCATCAAATATTTATAGAGCCAGAAGGTGAAAATACAGAAGAATTATATGTTGGTGGTATGTCTAGTTCATTACCAGAAGATGTTCAAATAAAAATGTATAGAAGTGTACCAGGTTTAGAAAATGCGGAAATACTAAGAACTGCCTATGCTATAGAATATGATTGTATTGATCCTCAACAACTAGATTTAACCTTAGAATTCAAAAATATAAATGGATTATATGGGGCAGGTCAATTTAATGGAAGTTCAGGTTATGAAGAAGCTGCAGCACAGGGGCTTGTAGCTGGAATTAATTCTGTATTAAAAATAAAAGGAGAAGATCCATTAATTTTAAAAAGATCAGATGCTTATATAGGTGTACTTATAGATGATTTAGTAACAAAGGGTACAAATGAGCCTTATAGAATGATGACATCAAGAGCAGAATATAGATTACTCTTAAGGCAGGATAATGCGGATTTAAGATTAACAGAGTTAGGCTATAAAATTGGACTTGTAAAAGAGGATAGATATAATAAATTCCTAAATAGGAAAAAGAATGTAGAAAGTGAAGTAGAAAGATTAAAAAATGTACAAATAACAGGAAAAAGAGAAATAAATGAGTTTTTATTAGAGAAAGGGTCTACTGAACTAAAAAAACCTATTAGTTTATATGAATTAATAAAAAGACCAGAATTAGACTATTTTAAAGTTGAATCTTTAGATGATAAAAGACCAGATTTAAGTGATGATGAAAAAGAAGAAATAAATATAATTGCAAAATATGAGGGATATATAAACAAACAGTTAGAACAAGTTGAGCAATTTAAGAAGTATGAAGATAGATTAATACCTAAAAGTATAAATTATCCAGATATAAAAGGGTTGAGATTAGAGGCTATTCAAAAATTAGAAAAGATAAAACCTATAAATATAGGTCAGGCTTCTAGAATTTCAGGTGTATCCCCAGCAGATATATCAGTATTACTTATATATATGGAAAGAAAAAATAGAGAAAACTAA
- the rsmG gene encoding 16S rRNA (guanine(527)-N(7))-methyltransferase RsmG codes for MEFFNILQSSCNDVNLDFNDKKYNQFISYKNLIQEWNKKINLTAIVKDEEIIKKHFIDCIKIFKAFPMTEAKSLIDIGTGAGFPGIPIKILKEDIEITLLDSLQKRINFLNIVIGELQLKNIQCLHGRAEDYAQEIQHRQRYDIAVSRAVANLAVLSEFCIPFVRKGGYFVAMKGPSVEEEIISATKSIEILGGKIEDIIKIDIEDTDLKHNLVIIKKVKETGKKYPRKPSIIKKNPLK; via the coding sequence ATGGAATTTTTCAACATACTACAATCGTCATGCAATGATGTTAATTTAGACTTTAATGATAAAAAATATAATCAGTTTATAAGTTATAAAAATTTAATACAGGAATGGAATAAGAAAATAAATTTAACAGCTATTGTTAAAGATGAGGAAATAATAAAAAAGCATTTTATAGATTGTATAAAAATATTTAAAGCTTTCCCAATGACAGAGGCTAAAAGTTTAATAGATATAGGTACAGGGGCAGGATTTCCAGGTATCCCTATAAAAATATTAAAAGAAGATATAGAAATAACTTTATTGGACTCTCTACAAAAGAGAATAAATTTTTTAAATATTGTAATAGGAGAGCTACAATTAAAAAATATACAATGTTTACATGGAAGAGCAGAAGATTATGCACAGGAAATTCAGCATAGACAAAGATATGATATAGCAGTTTCTCGAGCAGTAGCAAATTTAGCAGTTTTAAGTGAATTTTGTATTCCTTTTGTAAGAAAAGGTGGATATTTTGTAGCCATGAAGGGTCCTTCTGTAGAAGAGGAAATAATATCAGCTACAAAATCTATAGAAATTTTAGGTGGAAAGATAGAGGATATAATAAAAATAGATATTGAAGATACAGATCTAAAACATAATTTAGTAATTATAAAAAAAGTAAAAGAAACTGGAAAAAAATATCCTAGAAAGCCTAGTATTATTAAAAAAAATCCTCTAAAATAA
- the noc gene encoding nucleoid occlusion protein, whose product MQKNINYISTDKIIPNLYQPRKYFNEESIEELAQSIKVYGIIQPLSVRKIKDGEYELVAGERRLRAAKKLGLNEVPAVIIDVTDKDSAAIALLENLQREDLNCFEEAEAYHNLIQEHFYTQDKLSEIIGKKQSTIANKMRLLKLSKEVREKILENNLTERHGRALLKIMDKDKQLKILSIVIEKKLNVKKTEELIEKELCQESNKDLASDGKKRIKGIFSPVVYVNTVKQVFDKYGVKANYRSKDLEDKIQITITIPKK is encoded by the coding sequence ATGCAAAAAAATATTAATTATATTTCCACTGATAAAATTATTCCCAATTTATATCAACCTAGAAAATATTTTAATGAGGAAAGTATAGAAGAACTAGCACAGTCAATAAAAGTGTATGGTATAATTCAGCCTTTATCTGTGAGAAAGATAAAAGATGGTGAATATGAATTGGTTGCTGGAGAGAGAAGATTAAGAGCAGCTAAAAAGTTGGGGTTAAATGAAGTTCCAGCGGTTATTATAGATGTTACAGATAAGGACTCTGCAGCAATAGCCTTGTTAGAAAATTTGCAAAGAGAAGATTTAAATTGTTTTGAGGAAGCAGAAGCTTATCATAATTTAATACAAGAACATTTTTATACTCAAGATAAATTATCAGAAATAATTGGGAAAAAGCAATCTACTATAGCAAATAAAATGAGATTATTAAAATTATCTAAGGAAGTTAGAGAAAAAATATTAGAAAATAATTTAACAGAAAGGCATGGTAGAGCTCTGTTAAAAATTATGGATAAAGATAAACAACTAAAAATATTATCCATTGTTATAGAAAAAAAATTAAATGTTAAAAAAACAGAAGAACTAATAGAAAAAGAATTATGCCAAGAAAGTAATAAAGATTTAGCTTCTGATGGTAAAAAAAGAATAAAAGGAATTTTTTCTCCAGTAGTTTATGTTAATACAGTAAAGCAAGTTTTTGATAAATATGGTGTTAAGGCAAACTATAGATCTAAGGATTTGGAGGATAAAATACAAATAACAATAACCATACCTAAGAAATAG